One window from the genome of Gimesia aquarii encodes:
- a CDS encoding SMP-30/gluconolactonase/LRE family protein, which produces MINWQNIFIYGVALSAMACSMVYAAIPGPSGDSSIVSPQSKVEELWNDKGFTEGACVDVDGIIYFSDINFSGGLGKIMAFDPATGKTTVFSSDSGQSNGLMINQKGKMLAACGANNGKQCLAQISKKGKVKCLVDRYQGKKFNAPNDLVVHPKGWVYFTDPRYVGTEPLELDHMSVFRYDPKSKTVVRVTTDISKPNGVVVSPDGKTLYVAETNNGATGLEKNPPQKPKKRMTLNAFPIHKDGSLGKKKILADFGGKETGIDGMTVDQNGNIYAAFRAESRFGIVIFSPEGKELAYIPTPTLPTNCTFGIGKDASTLYITAGSGLYRIPCKIPGFHPALPVKK; this is translated from the coding sequence ATGATCAACTGGCAAAACATCTTCATTTATGGAGTGGCACTTTCAGCAATGGCTTGCTCAATGGTTTATGCGGCAATTCCTGGCCCCTCTGGTGATTCATCGATTGTTTCACCGCAGTCCAAAGTGGAGGAACTGTGGAACGATAAAGGATTCACAGAAGGGGCCTGTGTTGACGTTGATGGCATTATCTACTTTAGCGATATCAATTTCTCCGGCGGCCTGGGAAAAATCATGGCCTTCGATCCTGCAACAGGAAAAACCACTGTCTTCAGTTCAGACAGTGGACAAAGCAACGGATTGATGATCAATCAAAAAGGTAAAATGCTGGCTGCCTGCGGTGCGAATAATGGAAAACAGTGTTTGGCACAAATCTCAAAAAAAGGGAAAGTGAAATGCCTGGTTGATCGTTATCAAGGAAAAAAATTCAATGCTCCCAATGATCTGGTTGTGCATCCTAAAGGGTGGGTCTATTTTACGGATCCACGTTATGTCGGTACTGAACCACTGGAACTGGATCACATGAGTGTCTTTCGCTACGACCCAAAATCGAAAACCGTAGTACGTGTCACAACTGATATCAGTAAGCCTAATGGAGTGGTTGTTTCACCTGATGGTAAAACACTCTATGTTGCTGAAACCAATAATGGGGCCACTGGTCTAGAAAAAAATCCCCCCCAAAAACCCAAGAAACGGATGACCCTCAACGCATTTCCGATTCATAAAGATGGCTCCTTGGGTAAGAAGAAAATACTTGCGGACTTCGGTGGGAAAGAGACTGGAATTGATGGAATGACCGTTGATCAAAACGGAAATATCTACGCGGCGTTCCGCGCAGAAAGCCGATTCGGCATTGTCATCTTTTCACCCGAAGGAAAAGAACTGGCATACATCCCCACTCCCACACTGCCTACCAATTGCACGTTCGGGATTGGTAAAGATGCGTCAACGCTTTACATCACTGCGGGTAGCGGCTTATATCGGATTCCCTGTAAAATCCCTGGGTTTCATCCAGCACTGCCTGTCAAGAAGTAA
- a CDS encoding ArnT family glycosyltransferase produces the protein MAGFFYVPGVSLQTDMNLLNQHHESEKKKRLPDSIWYLLLALIAFLFVSTQLDCAQDLYFTGAGPGMTVDEPFNVGQGVFLVRAIEVYGLGIFSPDSLREIFEHPNYLPDHPPLGRLLIGISHELVSWLAGSDDRPFVVTYGRYASAFSFACLVFVVGWFTFLQWGHKSGLIAAATLICLPRLFGHAHLAALEMVTALFYVLAVLSVVHFWNLEQPPGYKRSCLTGLLLGLALLTKIQAVLIPIPVIIWALWKWRQKAIVPLLCWGSIGVLIFFAGWPWLWFDPVDRISEYLGRTTERAALYVEYFGIKYSDRNLPWHYPWVMFLTSIPVGLSLFGLLGFWKTIRSFRETPNQRPGGEILLLLSLLWPLILFSLPGITVYDGVRLFLMVFPLTAVFIGRGAAIVIDWVNQQLPAKFAITAVALLLLSQSYATFVLAPCWLSYYSLLTRGLNGANVLGMEVTYWGDSITADMLQQVVNDVPENSVIQVAPVLHPAYLQTLQETPELKRKGIQLVPFESEKPVSEYVLYFQRNPYLPEILQAGQQESQNIITEVSRSNIPLARLIRLNSSR, from the coding sequence TTGGCCGGGTTTTTTTACGTGCCTGGTGTTTCGTTACAAACCGATATGAATCTATTAAATCAACATCACGAATCCGAGAAGAAAAAGCGGTTACCTGATTCTATCTGGTATTTGCTGCTTGCCCTCATTGCTTTCCTATTTGTGTCCACTCAGCTCGATTGTGCACAGGATCTTTACTTTACTGGGGCGGGTCCCGGGATGACTGTCGATGAACCGTTTAATGTTGGACAAGGAGTGTTCCTCGTTCGTGCGATAGAGGTCTATGGCCTGGGAATCTTTTCACCCGACAGCTTGCGGGAGATTTTTGAACATCCCAACTATTTACCCGACCACCCTCCATTGGGACGGTTATTGATTGGAATTTCGCACGAATTGGTTTCCTGGTTAGCAGGGAGTGATGATCGTCCTTTTGTAGTAACCTATGGTCGATATGCCTCAGCCTTCAGTTTTGCCTGTCTCGTGTTTGTGGTGGGGTGGTTTACCTTTCTCCAATGGGGGCACAAAAGCGGTTTGATTGCTGCTGCCACGTTGATCTGCTTACCTCGATTATTTGGGCATGCACATCTGGCGGCGTTGGAAATGGTAACAGCACTGTTTTATGTATTAGCGGTATTATCTGTCGTACATTTTTGGAATTTAGAACAGCCTCCCGGATACAAACGGTCTTGCCTCACAGGGCTGTTATTGGGACTCGCACTGCTAACCAAGATTCAGGCAGTTTTGATTCCGATTCCTGTGATCATCTGGGCGCTCTGGAAATGGCGACAAAAAGCGATTGTGCCATTACTCTGTTGGGGGAGTATAGGGGTATTGATTTTCTTTGCAGGCTGGCCGTGGCTCTGGTTTGATCCCGTGGATCGAATCAGTGAATATCTTGGCAGAACCACAGAGCGTGCGGCTCTCTATGTAGAATATTTCGGTATCAAATATTCTGATCGTAATCTGCCTTGGCATTATCCCTGGGTCATGTTTCTGACGTCGATTCCGGTAGGGCTCTCTCTCTTCGGCTTATTAGGTTTCTGGAAAACAATTCGTTCATTTCGTGAAACTCCAAATCAAAGACCTGGTGGAGAAATTTTGTTGCTGCTTTCGTTATTGTGGCCCTTGATCTTATTTTCTTTGCCAGGGATTACTGTCTACGATGGCGTGCGATTATTTTTAATGGTCTTTCCGCTGACGGCAGTATTTATTGGTCGCGGCGCAGCGATAGTCATTGATTGGGTAAACCAACAGCTTCCAGCCAAGTTTGCAATAACTGCTGTTGCCTTGCTCCTGCTCTCGCAATCCTATGCCACCTTCGTATTGGCTCCCTGCTGGCTTAGTTATTATAGTTTGCTGACTCGTGGCCTGAATGGGGCAAACGTTCTTGGTATGGAAGTCACCTACTGGGGCGATTCGATTACCGCCGACATGTTGCAACAAGTTGTGAACGATGTACCTGAGAATTCAGTCATTCAAGTCGCACCAGTTTTGCATCCCGCTTACTTACAAACCTTGCAGGAAACACCCGAGCTAAAACGGAAGGGGATTCAATTGGTCCCCTTCGAATCAGAGAAACCAGTTTCCGAATACGTGTTATATTTTCAACGGAATCCTTATTTGCCAGAGATCCTTCAAGCAGGGCAACAGGAATCGCAGAACATCATTACCGAAGTTTCCAGGTCGAATATCCCTTTAGCTCGTCTGATTCGTTTGAATAGTTCGCGATGA
- a CDS encoding helix-turn-helix domain-containing protein codes for MKTIFTTGQVAKICKVAPRTVSKWFDSGRLRGYRIPGSQDRRIPREHLIRFLKEHGMPLGELEDEAMGKLLLVGADTQVRASLDDLMATEDFKIEYAVSGFEAGIQAESLHPDCVIVDFAMGRNEALMIAQNLRRNKDYTDSVLIALLSDEDNASGFDRTLFNETFRKPFDAALLAERIRTLVGRKKQIA; via the coding sequence ATGAAAACGATCTTCACTACTGGCCAAGTAGCAAAGATCTGTAAGGTTGCACCCCGCACGGTTAGTAAGTGGTTCGACTCTGGACGCTTGAGAGGATACCGGATCCCCGGTTCTCAGGATCGTCGAATCCCACGTGAGCACCTTATTCGATTTCTTAAAGAACACGGCATGCCGTTAGGCGAATTGGAAGATGAAGCAATGGGCAAATTGTTGCTTGTTGGGGCAGACACTCAGGTTCGTGCAAGTCTCGATGACCTGATGGCTACCGAAGATTTCAAAATTGAATATGCCGTAAGTGGTTTTGAAGCTGGTATCCAGGCTGAATCTTTGCATCCCGATTGCGTGATTGTTGATTTTGCAATGGGCCGCAATGAAGCTCTGATGATCGCTCAAAACCTGCGACGAAACAAAGACTACACTGATTCTGTATTGATTGCCCTTCTGAGCGATGAGGATAATGCCAGTGGGTTTGACAGAACTCTGTTTAACGAAACTTTCCGGAAGCCATTTGATGCTGCATTACTAGCTGAACGGATTCGGACCTTGGTTGGACGAAAAAAGCAGATCGCCTAA